From the genome of Labrus bergylta chromosome 12, fLabBer1.1, whole genome shotgun sequence, one region includes:
- the ttpal gene encoding alpha-tocopherol transfer protein-like, producing MDDQHESIDLRSPPVDPSAAAGHCWFPGPPPPMYSCTLTPELVAKAREELQEKPEWRLRDVQALRDMILKEQPNLRTRLDDTFLLRFLRARKFDYDRALQLLLNYQAGRKAWPEVFQDLKPSTVKHVLDLGFLTVLPQPDPNGRYILCLRPGKWKPNDYPFVDNVRAIYLTLEKLIQPEETQVNGIVILADYTGVGMSQASNPGPFLAKKVVSILQDGFPIRIKAVNIINEPRIFKGIFAIIKPFLKEKMAERYVLHGSDLRSLHRNIPRSVLPEEYGGTAGQLDMHAWSRLLLDCEEEFIVEFCQPDPLEGVLLPDSMLFDGEQAGGQDNDDTFRGIRSQLYYCY from the exons GGACCCCCTCCTCCCATGTACTCCTGCACCCTGACCCCCGAGCTGGTGGCCAAGGCCCGGGAGGAGCTCCAGGAGAAACCAGAGTGGCGTCTCCGGGATGTCCAAGCGCTGAGAGACATGATACTGAAG GAACAGCCCAATCTGAGGACGAGGCTGGACGACACCTTCCTCCTGCGCTTCCTGCGGGCCAGGAAGTTCGACTATGACCGCgccctccagctgctgctcaaCTACCAGGCGGGGCGCAAAGCGTGGCCCGAGGTGTTCCAGGACCTGAAGCCGTCCACGGTGAAACACGTCCTGGACCTGGGCTTCCTCACCGTCCTGCCTCAGCCCGACCCCAACGGGAGATACATCCTCTGTCTGCGGCCCG GGAAATGGAAACCAAACGACTATCCGTTCGTCGACAACGTGAGGGCCATCTATCTGACTCTGGAGAAGCTGATCCAGCCGGAGGAGACGCAGGTGAACGGTATCGTCATCCTGGCCGACTACACCGGAGTGGGAATGTCACAAGCGTCCAATCCGGGCCCGTTCCTCGCCAAGAAAGTAGTGAGCATCCTCCAG GACGGGTTTCCAATCAGAATCAAGGCCGTCAACATCATTAACGAGCCGCGGATTTTCAAAGGCATCTTCGCTATAATTAAACCTTTTCTGAAGGAGAAGATGGCAGAGAGG TACGTCCTCCACGGCTCAGACCTGCGCTCTCTGCACCGAAACATCCCCCGCTCGGTTCTGCCCGAGGAGTACGGCGGCACGGCGGGCCAGCTGGACATGCACGCCTGGTCCCGACTCCTGCTGGACTGCGAGGAGGAGTTCATAGTGGAGTTCTGCCAGCCCGATCCACTAGAGGGCGTGCTGCTCCCAGACTCCATGCTGTTTGATGGAGAGCAGGCCGGCGGGCAGGACAACGACGACACCTTCAGGGGGATCCGCTCTCAGCTCTACTACTGTTACTGA